From a region of the Nonlabens sp. Hel1_33_55 genome:
- a CDS encoding family 16 glycosylhydrolase, with protein sequence MFKTTFCFLILISSFLHGQQMPVDFSETSEIFTGFSGSTFSKTSNPENSSDAVGQFLNDGRVDFQGFFLDLNRNIDLSFQQTIQLEMYASDDNAHTVLLKLENGSEDNVEVQAQLPANSGDNWRTLMFDFSNARFSDGGATTNATGSYSRLTIFIDGGQLVPGTYLIDDIDDGSTEEDPEALDVIYDNLVWSDEFDSPNGAKQVINAANWFHQTQIPAGGNWFNGEVQHYTNRIDNSFVEDGFLNIVAIRENYRDQGVTKDFTSARLNSKFAFTYGRVDVLAKLPFGEGTFPAIWTLGKNINEDGGFWDEEFGTVNWPRPGEIDIMEHGLGATNQVGSALHTPCEGCFGNTRNNKSIFISNVAEDFHLYSMNWSPDQITFLIDNEPFYTYNPEVKDAETWPFDKDQYMLLNVAMGGISGSVEPGFTQSPMVIDYVRVYQKSTASIGDEELDKVRLFPNPASDLVSIQSVNPIDTIEIYSMLGSQIQASLTSNNSFSVSGLSSGIYLVKMVSGASVSTKRLIVK encoded by the coding sequence ATGTTTAAAACTACTTTTTGTTTTCTTATTTTAATATCCAGTTTTTTACATGGTCAACAAATGCCTGTTGACTTTTCAGAAACTTCTGAAATTTTTACTGGATTCTCTGGTTCGACTTTTTCCAAGACTTCAAATCCGGAAAACTCCAGTGATGCTGTAGGTCAATTTTTAAATGATGGTCGGGTAGATTTCCAGGGATTTTTCTTGGATTTAAATAGAAACATCGATTTGTCGTTCCAACAGACCATTCAGTTGGAGATGTACGCCAGCGATGATAATGCACATACTGTGTTATTAAAACTTGAAAATGGTTCTGAGGACAACGTTGAGGTACAAGCGCAATTACCTGCAAATTCTGGAGATAATTGGAGAACGCTAATGTTCGATTTTTCGAATGCAAGATTTAGTGATGGTGGTGCTACTACCAATGCAACTGGAAGCTACAGTAGATTAACCATATTTATAGATGGAGGTCAGCTAGTTCCTGGAACTTATTTGATTGATGATATTGACGATGGCTCTACAGAAGAAGATCCAGAAGCGCTAGATGTCATCTATGATAATTTAGTTTGGTCAGATGAGTTTGATTCTCCTAATGGTGCAAAACAAGTGATCAATGCTGCCAATTGGTTTCATCAAACTCAAATTCCCGCTGGAGGTAATTGGTTCAATGGCGAGGTACAACATTACACGAATCGGATTGACAATTCCTTTGTTGAAGATGGATTTTTAAACATCGTTGCAATAAGAGAAAATTATAGAGATCAAGGAGTTACAAAAGACTTTACCTCTGCACGTTTGAATTCAAAATTTGCATTTACTTATGGTAGAGTAGATGTTTTGGCAAAACTACCTTTTGGCGAGGGCACCTTTCCAGCCATTTGGACTTTGGGAAAAAATATCAATGAAGATGGTGGTTTTTGGGATGAAGAGTTTGGGACGGTCAACTGGCCACGACCAGGAGAAATTGACATCATGGAACATGGTTTGGGAGCGACTAACCAGGTAGGTAGTGCGCTGCACACACCTTGTGAAGGTTGCTTTGGGAATACTCGAAACAACAAATCAATATTCATAAGTAATGTTGCGGAAGACTTTCATTTGTATTCTATGAACTGGTCTCCAGATCAGATTACTTTCCTAATCGATAATGAGCCTTTTTACACATATAATCCAGAGGTAAAAGATGCTGAAACCTGGCCGTTTGATAAAGATCAATACATGTTACTTAACGTTGCCATGGGCGGTATTTCTGGCTCAGTTGAACCTGGTTTCACCCAAAGCCCTATGGTGATCGATTATGTACGAGTGTATCAGAAAAGCACCGCCAGCATAGGCGATGAAGAATTGGACAAAGTAAGATTGTTCCCTAATCCAGCATCAGATTTAGTCAGCATCCAGTCGGTAAACCCTATTGATACTATAGAAATTTATTCTATGCTGGGCTCTCAAATACAGGCCTCGCTAACTTCAAATAATAGCTTTTCAGTCAGCGGTCTTTCTAGTGGCATATATCTGGTCAAAATGGTATCAGGAGCTTCAGTCAGTACAAAGAGACTGATAGTGAAGTAG
- the polA gene encoding DNA polymerase I: MTNDGTDDKRLFLLDAYALIFRGYYALIKNPRVNSKGMDTSAIMGFTNSLFDVIRREKPEYLAVAFDKEGSAERVELYADYKANRDETPEAIRLAIPYIQQILKAMHIPIVVEAGIEADDLIGTLSKQAEKEGFTVYMVTPDKDYAQLVSENIFMYRPARMGNGIEIWGIPEVQKRFEVERPEQVIDYLGMMGDASDNIPGLPGVGDKTAKKYLKQYGSMEALLDDAVNIKGKIGEKIRDNADLGRLSKQLATIKLDCDVQFSADKYTLDDPDVEAVHEIFDELEFRRAKETLAKIFSEDILEPSNSGSSSSADSSSSAGSGQFSLFDAPGSGTKAEAQSTGRQTLATTDHLYQVVQEGMGTKLFLQTLMKQSSVCFDTETTGLDPLAAELVGIAFCWEKGKGYYLPVPEDRDEAQGVVDQLKPFFESAEIEKIGQNLKYDIKVLDKYGVDVKGPLFDTMLAHYLINPDMRHNMDVLAETYLNYTPQSITELIGKKGKNQKSMRDVDVQKAKEYAVEDADVTFQLKQHFAPEMKAANLDKLFHDIEIPLLKVLAAMEIEGINLDEDYLSTLSRKLTDDIAQLQENIYKEAGEEFNIGSPKQLGEILFGKLNLVDKPKKTKTGQYSTAEDVLSYLAADHQIIADVLEYRGLAKLQSTYVDALPNQVNPETQRIHTNYMQTVAATGRLSSTDPNLQNIPIRTERGRQVRKAFIPRDANYTLLAADYSQIELRIIAALSEEDNMMEAFKSGEDIHSSTAARVFDVELEDVTREQRSNAKTVNFGIIYGVSAFGLSNQTDLDRTESKELIETYYKTYPKLRAYMDDQVAFARENGYVETVLGRRRYLKDITSSNNVVRGAAERNAVNAPIQGSAADIIKIAMINIQKKFAAMNCKSKMLLQVHDELVFDIHNDELEDMKKLIQKEMQNAYTMSVPLDVEVGIGENWLEAH; this comes from the coding sequence TTGACAAACGACGGAACTGACGATAAAAGACTGTTTTTACTGGATGCCTATGCGCTGATTTTTAGAGGTTATTATGCCTTGATCAAGAATCCGCGAGTGAATTCAAAGGGTATGGATACCAGTGCGATAATGGGTTTTACCAACTCGTTGTTTGACGTGATACGTCGTGAGAAACCTGAATATCTAGCAGTGGCTTTTGACAAGGAAGGAAGCGCAGAACGGGTCGAACTTTATGCCGATTATAAAGCCAATCGCGATGAAACTCCAGAAGCCATACGTTTAGCCATTCCATATATCCAGCAGATTCTCAAAGCGATGCATATTCCCATTGTGGTGGAAGCTGGAATAGAAGCAGACGATTTGATAGGAACCCTATCAAAACAAGCCGAAAAAGAAGGTTTTACCGTGTATATGGTCACGCCAGATAAGGATTATGCGCAGCTAGTTTCAGAAAATATTTTTATGTACCGTCCAGCCCGTATGGGAAATGGCATTGAAATATGGGGAATTCCAGAGGTACAGAAACGATTTGAAGTGGAGCGTCCAGAACAGGTCATAGATTATCTGGGAATGATGGGTGACGCGAGTGATAATATTCCTGGATTGCCTGGTGTAGGTGACAAAACCGCCAAAAAATACCTCAAGCAGTACGGCAGTATGGAAGCGCTGCTGGATGATGCAGTAAATATCAAAGGAAAAATAGGCGAGAAAATACGCGACAATGCAGATCTAGGTCGCCTGTCGAAACAACTCGCAACCATCAAACTGGATTGCGATGTACAGTTCAGCGCAGACAAATACACGCTGGACGATCCAGATGTGGAAGCGGTTCACGAGATATTTGATGAATTGGAATTCCGCAGAGCAAAGGAAACGCTTGCCAAAATCTTTTCAGAAGACATTCTAGAACCATCAAATTCTGGTTCAAGTTCAAGCGCAGATTCAAGTTCATCTGCCGGTTCTGGTCAATTCTCCTTGTTTGATGCACCAGGCTCTGGAACTAAAGCCGAAGCTCAAAGCACTGGCAGACAAACGCTCGCCACCACAGACCATTTATATCAAGTAGTTCAGGAAGGAATGGGAACTAAATTGTTCCTGCAAACCTTGATGAAACAATCCAGCGTGTGTTTTGACACAGAGACTACGGGACTGGATCCGCTAGCGGCAGAGCTGGTTGGGATCGCGTTCTGCTGGGAAAAGGGCAAAGGTTATTACCTACCTGTTCCTGAAGATCGTGATGAGGCGCAAGGTGTTGTGGATCAGCTCAAACCATTCTTTGAGTCGGCTGAAATTGAGAAAATCGGGCAGAATTTGAAGTATGATATCAAGGTATTGGATAAGTATGGTGTTGACGTCAAGGGACCACTTTTTGACACGATGCTCGCCCACTACCTCATCAATCCAGATATGCGCCACAACATGGACGTACTGGCAGAAACCTACCTCAACTACACGCCGCAATCCATCACTGAGCTCATAGGCAAGAAAGGTAAGAACCAGAAATCGATGCGTGATGTGGACGTGCAAAAGGCCAAGGAATATGCTGTTGAGGATGCTGACGTGACCTTCCAACTCAAGCAACATTTTGCGCCAGAGATGAAGGCCGCCAACCTCGATAAACTCTTCCACGACATCGAGATCCCGCTATTGAAGGTGCTTGCCGCTATGGAAATTGAAGGAATCAATCTGGATGAGGATTACTTGAGCACGCTTTCGCGAAAGCTAACTGACGACATAGCACAACTGCAAGAAAATATTTATAAGGAAGCTGGTGAGGAATTCAATATAGGCTCGCCGAAGCAGCTGGGAGAAATTTTATTTGGGAAATTAAACCTGGTCGATAAGCCGAAAAAGACCAAAACCGGTCAATATTCCACCGCTGAAGATGTGCTGAGCTATCTCGCAGCAGACCATCAAATTATTGCCGATGTACTTGAATATCGAGGGCTTGCTAAATTGCAAAGCACCTATGTGGACGCATTGCCTAATCAGGTAAATCCTGAAACGCAGCGCATTCACACCAACTATATGCAAACGGTGGCTGCGACGGGACGATTGAGTTCCACAGATCCCAACCTGCAGAATATTCCAATACGTACAGAGCGAGGTCGTCAGGTGCGCAAAGCTTTTATACCACGCGATGCAAACTACACGCTACTCGCGGCAGATTACTCGCAAATTGAACTGCGCATCATTGCTGCCTTGAGTGAGGAAGATAATATGATGGAAGCCTTTAAAAGTGGAGAGGATATTCACTCGTCCACGGCTGCCAGAGTTTTTGACGTAGAATTGGAAGATGTAACGAGAGAACAGCGCAGTAATGCAAAAACGGTGAATTTTGGGATTATCTATGGAGTGTCTGCTTTTGGGTTGAGCAATCAAACAGATCTGGACCGTACGGAATCCAAAGAACTGATCGAGACTTACTACAAAACCTATCCAAAGCTGCGTGCCTATATGGATGACCAGGTCGCTTTTGCGAGGGAAAATGGTTATGTGGAAACGGTTTTAGGCAGACGTCGCTATTTGAAAGACATCACAAGCTCCAACAATGTGGTGCGAGGCGCCGCAGAGCGTAACGCAGTGAACGCACCTATCCAAGGAAGCGCTGCAGACATCATAAAAATCGCGATGATCAACATCCAGAAAAAGTTTGCTGCGATGAATTGCAAGTCCAAGATGCTGCTGCAAGTTCACGATGAATTGGTTTTTGACATCCACAATGATGAGTTGGAAGACATGAAAAAACTCATTCAAAAAGAAATGCAAAATGCTTATACAATGAGCGTACCTCTAGATGTGGAAGTTGGTATTGGTGAGAATTGGTTGGAGGCACACTAA
- a CDS encoding MFS transporter: MAKNDPYAALRFREFNIFLLMRFLLVFGWSMQFIVIEWEVYSLTKDPLSLAIIGLMEFIPAFGMALFAGHIVDQREKRNLLALCIGAFSLISLGLFLLTWPAFIDGWETNTVLYSVYALVFFGGFLRSFFGPILFSLIALIVPKKVYPNAATWSSSSWQIASVVGLAFSGFAISWFGVHWSLLIVFSLVMLALVAVMFVGKKPILNTKINEPIKESLKEGLSFVFKTKSILGALTLDMVSVLFGGAVILLPIFAQDILKVGSEGFGVLRAAPSVGAILTMIATAYIPISKNAGKKLLVAIFGFGICIIVFGLSSIFWVSLLALFFSGVTDGVSMVIRQTILQLKTPDHMRGRVASVNSMFVGSSNELGAFESGVTAKLMGTVTAVVFGGTMTLITVITTAAVSPTFRNLDLTKDFEENDKD; this comes from the coding sequence TTGGCTAAAAACGATCCCTACGCAGCACTGCGATTCAGAGAATTCAACATCTTTTTACTGATGCGTTTTTTGCTGGTATTCGGATGGTCGATGCAGTTCATTGTGATTGAGTGGGAAGTCTATTCCCTGACTAAAGATCCATTGTCACTCGCCATAATTGGTTTGATGGAATTTATCCCAGCATTTGGGATGGCACTATTTGCTGGACATATCGTGGATCAGCGGGAAAAGCGAAATCTTCTCGCACTTTGCATAGGTGCGTTTTCACTAATTAGTCTAGGCCTGTTCTTGCTGACTTGGCCAGCATTTATCGATGGCTGGGAAACTAATACCGTTTTATATTCAGTGTATGCGTTGGTGTTTTTTGGCGGGTTTTTGAGATCATTCTTCGGTCCCATCCTGTTTTCGCTCATTGCTCTTATCGTTCCTAAAAAAGTCTATCCAAATGCTGCGACGTGGAGCAGTTCTTCCTGGCAAATTGCATCTGTAGTGGGATTGGCGTTTTCTGGATTTGCGATCAGCTGGTTTGGAGTGCATTGGTCATTGCTAATTGTTTTCAGTCTAGTGATGCTGGCGCTGGTTGCGGTAATGTTTGTAGGCAAAAAGCCCATTCTCAATACCAAAATCAATGAGCCCATCAAAGAAAGTCTTAAGGAAGGTTTGTCCTTTGTTTTTAAAACCAAATCCATTCTGGGAGCACTCACGCTGGATATGGTTTCGGTACTTTTTGGAGGTGCGGTGATCCTGCTGCCTATTTTTGCTCAAGATATTCTTAAGGTTGGTAGCGAGGGATTTGGTGTGCTACGTGCGGCACCATCAGTTGGTGCGATTTTGACGATGATCGCGACGGCTTATATTCCGATCAGCAAGAATGCCGGTAAGAAATTACTGGTGGCGATCTTCGGTTTTGGGATCTGTATCATTGTGTTTGGACTTTCGTCCATCTTCTGGGTCTCGCTGCTCGCTCTATTCTTTAGTGGTGTAACTGATGGGGTTTCAATGGTTATACGCCAGACTATTTTACAACTCAAAACTCCAGATCATATGCGTGGTCGCGTAGCCAGCGTCAACTCGATGTTTGTGGGTTCTTCCAACGAGTTGGGCGCCTTTGAAAGCGGTGTCACGGCAAAACTGATGGGAACTGTTACGGCGGTGGTTTTTGGCGGTACAATGACACTCATCACCGTTATAACCACGGCGGCCGTTTCACCTACGTTTAGGAATCTGGACTTGACTAAGGACTTTGAAGAAAACGACAAGGATTAA
- a CDS encoding ester cyclase translates to MLEEMKRNAVAFYKMAYEGNPKKATELYVGDEYIQHNPHVANGIDGFVEYFERMQREYPDKSIEFVRTIAEGDLVALHTHQIWPGNDQYITMDFFRFDDKGKIVEHWDSIQQIPEASANPNTMC, encoded by the coding sequence ATGCTTGAAGAAATGAAGAGAAATGCTGTTGCCTTTTACAAAATGGCCTATGAAGGCAACCCAAAAAAGGCCACCGAACTCTATGTAGGCGATGAATACATCCAGCATAATCCTCATGTGGCAAATGGCATTGATGGCTTTGTAGAATATTTTGAGCGCATGCAACGAGAATATCCCGATAAATCCATCGAGTTTGTTCGCACCATTGCAGAAGGTGATCTTGTCGCACTTCATACACATCAAATCTGGCCAGGAAATGATCAATATATCACGATGGACTTTTTCAGATTTGACGATAAAGGAAAAATTGTAGAACACTGGGATTCTATCCAGCAAATCCCAGAGGCTTCCGCTAATCCAAATACGATGTGTTAA
- a CDS encoding DUF1501 domain-containing protein, with protein MNRRNFLTLTGTASSGAMLLPNFLKAAANRTVNSNSGNALVFLQLDGGNDGLNTYVPFADPLYQALRPSIGLSADDVINKNKGMGFHPALTGLAAIQQAGDMTILQNVGYPEPVKSHFRSQEIWQTGSTSSEYLRNGWLGRYLDIECNDVIPTAGMNVDRIDNLALKGSEPNSITVRNVNRFKTKLDTDFELSGHPSLDFARTIAAGTQDGSKEIQKALKKAGAESHYPKSGLAVQLKWIAQLIKGQLDSKVYYTSLAGFDTHNNQLGSHNRKLTEVNDALYAFYNDLKAAGLMDQITLIIFSEFGRRVADNGSGTDHGTAAPVFIIGGGNRGRVLGKNPDLANLEDGDLIYNIDFRSVYASLLKDKLSFDPSLIGIKNSAYFGIF; from the coding sequence ATGAATAGGAGGAATTTTTTGACCTTGACAGGAACCGCTAGCAGCGGTGCGATGTTATTGCCTAATTTTTTGAAGGCTGCCGCAAATAGGACCGTAAACAGCAATTCAGGAAATGCATTGGTGTTTCTACAATTGGATGGTGGCAATGATGGCTTGAATACCTACGTGCCATTTGCAGATCCTTTGTATCAAGCTTTGCGGCCTAGCATAGGTTTGAGTGCAGATGATGTGATCAATAAAAATAAGGGAATGGGTTTTCATCCTGCACTGACCGGACTGGCTGCCATTCAACAGGCTGGTGATATGACGATCCTTCAAAATGTAGGTTATCCAGAACCTGTGAAGTCACACTTTCGCAGTCAGGAGATCTGGCAGACCGGCAGTACATCCAGCGAGTATTTGCGCAACGGCTGGTTGGGTCGTTATCTGGACATTGAGTGCAATGATGTCATACCTACTGCAGGAATGAACGTGGACCGCATCGATAATCTTGCTTTAAAAGGATCTGAACCCAACAGCATCACAGTAAGAAACGTCAACCGATTCAAAACAAAACTAGACACAGACTTTGAACTGTCCGGTCATCCATCGCTGGATTTTGCACGGACCATTGCCGCAGGAACTCAGGACGGCAGCAAGGAAATCCAGAAAGCACTCAAGAAAGCTGGAGCCGAGTCCCATTATCCCAAAAGTGGTCTCGCCGTGCAGCTTAAATGGATTGCGCAACTCATAAAAGGTCAGTTGGATTCCAAAGTCTATTATACTTCGTTAGCTGGTTTTGACACACATAACAACCAGCTGGGAAGCCACAACAGAAAGCTGACTGAAGTAAACGATGCTTTGTATGCCTTTTACAACGATTTGAAGGCAGCCGGTCTTATGGATCAGATTACATTGATCATTTTCTCAGAGTTTGGTAGACGTGTGGCAGATAACGGCAGTGGAACAGATCACGGTACTGCAGCACCTGTTTTCATAATTGGCGGTGGCAATCGCGGTCGTGTACTGGGCAAGAATCCAGATCTTGCTAACTTAGAAGATGGCGATCTAATCTATAACATCGATTTTAGAAGCGTTTACGCATCATTATTGAAAGACAAATTATCCTTTGACCCATCGCTGATTGGGATCAAAAATAGTGCATATTTCGGTATATTTTAG
- a CDS encoding DUF1800 domain-containing protein, which produces MKKEALWSLRLGFSTAQQHLIEVNGIDQFIHNSFAYQPEITTPDFLRAYPKKYKEIRSLRREINQMSPEGKAERRKQQRNNLRSLGYNWIERMQTAEYPLRENMTCFWHNHFVSTSQKVKIAPWIHQHYTALSKNAFGNFRDLTKAMVKSNAMISYLDNDKNRKNANNENLGRELLELFTLGIGHYTEDDVKNAARALAGLSYGDTSGRYRNKQRETDSMTFLGQTGVFDSDTIVDIIFEQEAAPYLITEKILKWFIYDDPSSELVKFYGDYLQSKDFEIQPLLEKIFLTEFDKNPIATKVKDPLRFALQTINELNMEDRVEPVAIARFLRDQSMELYNQPNVKGWEGGNNWLTSAIYLQRNQVSQWLTAGERIFKRNKMKMQNDPKLPTLYIPEELRTNKEIISYLLDQNLSIATPTIQEDLEQILTYDFKPHVPGAELGILRAYQYIITTPEYQVI; this is translated from the coding sequence ATGAAAAAGGAAGCGTTGTGGTCGTTGCGTCTGGGTTTCAGTACAGCACAGCAACATTTGATTGAGGTAAACGGCATTGACCAGTTTATCCATAATTCCTTTGCCTACCAGCCAGAGATTACAACTCCAGATTTTTTAAGAGCATATCCCAAGAAGTATAAAGAAATACGGTCATTACGGCGTGAGATCAATCAAATGTCTCCAGAGGGCAAAGCAGAGAGACGCAAACAGCAGCGAAATAATCTGCGATCCTTAGGCTACAACTGGATTGAGCGTATGCAAACGGCAGAGTATCCACTGCGTGAAAATATGACCTGTTTCTGGCACAATCATTTTGTATCGACCAGTCAAAAAGTAAAAATAGCACCATGGATTCATCAGCATTACACGGCTTTATCTAAAAATGCATTCGGCAATTTTAGAGATCTGACCAAAGCGATGGTCAAATCAAATGCGATGATTTCATATCTCGACAACGACAAAAACCGAAAGAACGCAAATAACGAAAACTTAGGCCGCGAACTGCTTGAACTCTTCACGCTGGGAATAGGTCATTACACAGAAGACGATGTGAAGAATGCTGCCAGAGCTTTGGCTGGTCTTAGTTATGGTGATACTTCTGGAAGATACCGCAACAAACAGCGTGAGACAGATTCCATGACATTTTTGGGTCAAACTGGAGTTTTTGATAGCGATACTATTGTGGACATCATCTTTGAACAGGAAGCAGCGCCATACTTGATCACAGAAAAGATCCTGAAATGGTTCATTTATGACGATCCATCTTCAGAGCTTGTCAAATTTTATGGAGATTATTTACAATCAAAAGATTTTGAAATCCAACCGTTACTTGAAAAAATCTTCCTAACCGAATTTGACAAAAACCCAATAGCTACCAAAGTCAAGGATCCCTTGCGTTTTGCGTTACAAACCATCAACGAGTTGAACATGGAAGATCGGGTAGAGCCGGTTGCCATTGCCAGATTCCTGCGAGACCAATCAATGGAGTTGTACAACCAGCCTAACGTTAAAGGATGGGAAGGCGGCAATAACTGGTTAACCTCAGCCATTTATTTACAACGCAATCAAGTTTCCCAGTGGCTAACCGCTGGCGAGCGCATTTTCAAACGTAACAAGATGAAAATGCAAAATGATCCGAAATTACCAACACTATATATTCCGGAAGAACTCAGAACTAACAAAGAGATCATTAGCTATTTGCTGGATCAGAATCTATCGATTGCTACGCCAACCATTCAGGAAGATCTAGAGCAAATCCTTACGTATGATTTTAAACCACACGTTCCTGGTGCAGAACTCGGGATTTTGAGAGCTTATCAATATATTATTACCACACCTGAATATCAGGTCATATAA
- a CDS encoding alpha/beta hydrolase, producing MNLFNYILVFLALNLGSCSTTDEVTQEEPQQTLPETIERNVSYGESNQQAYDMYLPSGRNDRDTKTIVIIHGGSWISGDKADLKGYVSLMQSAFPEHAIINMNYRLANGSFIPAFPNQINDVDAVLQQLKDRKQELQINGEFALMGLSAGAHLATLYDYKYDDDDQVKAVVNIVGPVDFTDPFYTSNSGFQFLLSNLIDASEFPAGIDPAVAVSPALQVNENSSPTINFYGNRDTLVALSQLTSLENALTENNIPFESTIYDGGHGNWSQEQYADLQIKVKAFIEQYL from the coding sequence ATGAATCTATTCAATTATATACTTGTATTTCTGGCATTAAATCTAGGTTCCTGCTCCACCACAGATGAAGTGACTCAAGAGGAACCTCAACAAACACTACCTGAAACCATTGAACGTAATGTCTCCTACGGCGAGAGCAACCAGCAGGCTTATGATATGTATTTACCTAGCGGTCGCAACGATCGCGACACTAAAACCATCGTCATCATCCACGGCGGCAGTTGGATTAGCGGTGACAAGGCAGATCTAAAAGGCTATGTTTCCCTGATGCAGTCTGCATTTCCAGAGCACGCGATTATCAATATGAATTATAGATTAGCAAACGGTAGCTTCATACCTGCTTTTCCTAATCAGATCAACGATGTGGATGCCGTGCTTCAGCAACTAAAAGATCGCAAACAAGAATTACAGATAAACGGAGAATTTGCATTGATGGGTTTGAGCGCTGGTGCTCATTTGGCCACGCTTTATGACTATAAATATGACGATGACGATCAAGTAAAAGCTGTGGTTAATATTGTTGGACCCGTGGATTTCACAGATCCCTTTTACACTTCTAACAGCGGTTTTCAATTTCTGCTAAGTAATCTTATTGATGCAAGTGAGTTCCCAGCCGGTATTGATCCTGCTGTTGCTGTAAGTCCTGCGTTACAGGTCAATGAGAATTCATCGCCTACCATCAATTTTTATGGCAATCGCGATACGCTGGTGGCACTAAGCCAGCTCACGAGCCTGGAAAACGCGCTCACGGAAAATAACATTCCGTTTGAATCCACTATTTATGATGGTGGTCACGGCAACTGGTCCCAGGAACAATATGCAGATCTCCAGATAAAGGTGAAAGCATTTATAGAGCAATATCTATAG
- a CDS encoding metallophosphoesterase, giving the protein MRWIIAIVLVIIFEIYSFQLIRTLSKDHWWKWIYLAVSVAVFANLILQFYLNPDRSVICGARDFAITLFLAFFLAKVVFTLFMLGEDIYRLLAGTYQKIAGAGTDSGFLPSRRKFVSMIGLGIAALPFGAILYGAFKGKYDYQVREYELSFKDLPDAFDGYKITQISDVHVGSFDDREEVEYAVDLVNKQNSDIILFTGDLVNNVTAEMYGWESLFGSLTAKDGVFSTLGNHDYGDYAEWETPAAKEANLRELQDIQAKMGWRLLMDENVSIDRGADSLKVVGVQNWGGGRFPKYGDLEKASRGLQPTDFKVLLSHDPTHWDAQVKESDTNFHLTLSGHTHGMQMGIEIPGFIKLSPAWFVYKKWAGFYKQYGRFLYVNRGFGFLGYSGRAGIWPEITVITLKKETV; this is encoded by the coding sequence ATGAGATGGATTATCGCAATTGTTCTGGTTATTATTTTTGAGATTTATTCTTTCCAATTAATCAGAACCTTATCAAAAGACCACTGGTGGAAGTGGATTTATCTAGCCGTATCAGTAGCGGTTTTTGCTAATTTGATTTTACAGTTTTATCTCAATCCAGATCGATCTGTGATCTGTGGAGCGCGTGATTTTGCGATTACGTTATTCCTTGCTTTCTTTTTAGCAAAAGTGGTCTTTACACTCTTTATGCTAGGCGAGGATATCTACAGGCTGCTCGCTGGAACTTATCAAAAAATAGCAGGCGCTGGAACTGATAGCGGATTCCTGCCCAGCAGGCGCAAGTTTGTCTCCATGATTGGATTGGGTATTGCTGCATTGCCATTCGGTGCTATTCTTTATGGTGCTTTTAAGGGAAAATATGATTATCAAGTACGGGAATATGAGTTGTCCTTCAAAGATCTTCCTGATGCTTTTGACGGTTACAAGATCACGCAAATTAGCGATGTTCATGTAGGTTCTTTTGATGATCGAGAAGAAGTAGAATATGCTGTGGACCTTGTTAACAAACAAAATAGTGACATCATACTTTTCACCGGTGATTTGGTCAATAATGTTACTGCAGAAATGTATGGTTGGGAATCGCTCTTTGGTTCATTGACGGCGAAGGATGGTGTTTTCTCCACACTGGGAAATCACGATTATGGTGATTATGCAGAATGGGAGACACCAGCAGCAAAAGAAGCCAACCTTCGGGAATTACAAGATATTCAAGCCAAAATGGGTTGGAGGCTATTGATGGATGAGAATGTTTCCATTGATCGCGGTGCAGATTCCTTGAAAGTTGTGGGCGTTCAAAATTGGGGTGGCGGCCGTTTCCCTAAATACGGCGATCTAGAAAAAGCTTCTCGCGGCTTGCAACCAACGGATTTCAAAGTGCTGTTATCACACGACCCAACACATTGGGATGCACAAGTGAAAGAGAGCGACACAAATTTTCATCTAACGCTTAGCGGCCACACACACGGTATGCAAATGGGAATCGAGATTCCAGGATTCATAAAGCTGAGTCCTGCTTGGTTTGTATATAAAAAATGGGCTGGCTTTTATAAACAATACGGCAGGTTCCTTTATGTGAATCGAGGGTTTGGATTTTTGGGATATTCAGGTAGGGCAGGAATATGGCCAGAGATTACGGTAATAACTTTAAAGAAGGAAACCGTTTAG